A genome region from uncultured Roseibium sp. includes the following:
- a CDS encoding PAS-domain containing protein — protein MGSAAAASMFSVSPAWSAELFPVTSMQINPDTMVLFGAVGGMCAFAVTTAIALVRHRQQSAKFVKAMKRETSDLRFQVDRLESMLNTDEQRVVVWTGNGAVPQVWGVLPEESGVPRNEAQLLSFGNWLTTKGSADLEDYLDTLFNTGEPFSTTLKTRTGTYVEAAGRTTGGAVVLRLRDLTGERQMQAELAARNARISGELYMLHALLNAMPAPAWQRDAEGKLIWANAAYAHAVDAPDAASALRDGAPFLDAAAQEAMASERDEDGSFHSRMPIVAAGKRCVFEVTDVSANVGSAGVAVDISELEQVRKELARAEEFHGRTLDQLATAVAIFSADRKLQFYNAAFRQLWDLDPAFLENSPEDGAVLDALRAARKLPEQADYRVWRNKMLNSYQSLEAQESWWHLPDGRTLRVIANPHPQGGVTYIYENVTERLDLESRYNALARVQGETLDNLSEAVAVFGSDGRLRLWNPAFARIWNLSEDMLSEMPHVKNVVGACAKREDEVEAWQQLAGSVTGLVDNRMQAANRMERHDGSVLDYATVPLPDGGTLVTFVDVTDSVNVERALVEKNEALEQADQLKNAFIQHVSYELRSPLTNIIGFAQLLTDPKFGELSDKQGEYADYIRSSSSALLAIINDILDLATLDAGIMELDLSEVDVAATVEAAVEGLKDRIAETQITLHTHVPDNVGTILADEKRLRQVLFNLISNAIRYSDEHGVVDISCDRKDENVVFVVQDHGHGIPADVLQQVFNRFVGHDTGSKRQGAGLGLAIVKSFVELHGGKVEIDSEEGKGTTVTCIFPAKPELTGRIAAE, from the coding sequence GTGGGCTCTGCCGCCGCCGCGTCGATGTTTTCCGTCTCCCCGGCATGGTCTGCCGAACTCTTTCCCGTTACCTCCATGCAGATCAATCCGGACACGATGGTCCTCTTCGGTGCCGTCGGCGGCATGTGTGCCTTTGCCGTCACCACCGCCATCGCGCTGGTGCGTCACAGGCAGCAGTCGGCGAAATTCGTCAAGGCGATGAAACGGGAGACCAGCGACCTCCGGTTCCAGGTCGACCGGCTGGAATCCATGCTCAATACCGACGAGCAGAGGGTGGTCGTGTGGACCGGTAATGGCGCGGTGCCGCAGGTCTGGGGCGTGCTGCCCGAGGAATCCGGCGTGCCGCGCAACGAAGCGCAACTGCTCTCCTTCGGCAACTGGCTGACCACCAAAGGTTCCGCCGATCTGGAAGACTACCTCGACACCCTGTTCAACACCGGCGAACCGTTCTCGACGACCCTGAAAACCCGCACCGGCACCTATGTCGAAGCAGCTGGTCGCACGACCGGTGGCGCCGTGGTGCTCCGCTTGCGTGATCTCACAGGCGAACGCCAGATGCAGGCCGAGCTGGCTGCGCGCAATGCCCGGATCTCGGGCGAACTCTATATGCTTCATGCTCTGTTGAACGCGATGCCGGCTCCCGCCTGGCAGCGTGATGCGGAAGGCAAGCTGATCTGGGCGAATGCCGCCTATGCCCATGCGGTCGACGCGCCGGATGCGGCTTCCGCGCTGCGCGATGGTGCGCCGTTCCTCGACGCCGCCGCGCAGGAAGCCATGGCAAGCGAACGGGACGAGGATGGCAGCTTCCATTCCCGCATGCCGATCGTGGCTGCCGGCAAGCGTTGCGTGTTCGAGGTTACCGATGTGTCCGCCAACGTGGGCAGCGCCGGGGTCGCGGTCGATATCAGCGAACTCGAACAGGTCCGCAAGGAACTCGCTCGCGCCGAGGAATTCCATGGCCGTACGCTCGACCAGCTTGCGACCGCGGTCGCCATCTTCTCCGCCGACCGCAAGCTTCAGTTCTACAACGCCGCCTTCCGCCAGCTGTGGGATCTGGATCCGGCCTTCCTGGAAAACAGCCCCGAAGACGGCGCAGTCCTCGATGCGCTGCGGGCCGCAAGGAAATTGCCCGAGCAGGCCGATTACCGGGTCTGGCGCAACAAGATGCTGAACAGCTACCAGTCCCTGGAGGCCCAGGAAAGCTGGTGGCATCTGCCCGATGGCCGCACCCTGCGCGTTATCGCCAACCCGCATCCCCAGGGCGGCGTGACCTATATCTACGAAAACGTCACCGAACGGCTTGATCTGGAAAGCCGCTACAACGCCCTGGCAAGGGTTCAGGGTGAAACCCTTGACAACCTGTCGGAAGCCGTCGCCGTGTTCGGTTCAGACGGCCGTCTCCGTCTTTGGAACCCGGCCTTCGCCCGCATCTGGAACCTGTCGGAAGACATGCTTTCCGAAATGCCGCATGTGAAGAACGTGGTCGGTGCCTGCGCCAAGCGCGAGGACGAGGTCGAAGCCTGGCAGCAGCTTGCCGGCAGCGTCACCGGCCTTGTCGACAACCGGATGCAGGCCGCCAACCGCATGGAACGCCATGACGGCTCGGTTCTGGATTACGCAACCGTTCCGCTTCCCGACGGCGGCACGCTGGTCACCTTCGTCGATGTCACCGACAGCGTGAACGTCGAGCGCGCCCTGGTGGAAAAGAACGAGGCGTTGGAGCAGGCCGATCAGCTCAAGAACGCGTTCATCCAGCACGTGTCCTACGAGCTGCGCTCGCCGCTGACCAACATCATCGGCTTCGCCCAGCTCTTGACCGATCCCAAGTTCGGCGAACTGTCCGACAAGCAGGGCGAATATGCGGACTACATCCGCTCTTCCTCCTCCGCCCTGCTGGCGATCATCAACGACATTCTCGATCTGGCGACCCTCGATGCGGGCATCATGGAGCTGGACCTGAGCGAGGTCGATGTCGCCGCGACCGTGGAAGCGGCCGTCGAGGGACTGAAGGACCGGATCGCAGAGACGCAAATCACGCTGCACACCCATGTGCCTGACAACGTCGGCACCATCCTGGCGGACGAAAAGCGCCTGCGTCAGGTGCTGTTCAACCTGATTTCCAACGCGATCCGCTATTCCGACGAACATGGCGTGGTCGATATCAGCTGTGACCGCAAGGACGAAAACGTCGTTTTCGTCGTCCAGGACCATGGCCACGGCATCCCCGCCGATGTGTTGCAGCAGGTGTTCAACCGCTTCGTCGGCCACGACACCGGCTCCAAGCGGCAGGGGGCCGGCCTTGGGCTCGCCATCGTCAAGAGCTTCGTCGAACTGCACGGCGGCAAGGTGGAAATCGATTCCGAGGAAGGCAAGGGCACCACGGTCACCTGTATCTTTCCCGCCAAGCCGGAATTGACCGGCCGCATTGCTGCCGAATGA